A region from the Benincasa hispida cultivar B227 chromosome 8, ASM972705v1, whole genome shotgun sequence genome encodes:
- the LOC120082470 gene encoding probable 2-oxoglutarate-dependent dioxygenase AOP1 — MFDFQIPIVKFCSENLKSGRKEWVLTREKVREALEEYGCFVALYDTVSMDVSSNMFHSLKQLFDVPLERKIQNVSEKPYHGYFGQNPLMPIHESMGIEHPILPTNIHSFTNLMWPSHGNRPFCENVTLYAKLVSELDERVKSMVFESYGVGKVLKTHMESTKYLMRMIKYRVPKEKEMNLGAFPHTDKSFLTILHQNEVNGLQIKTRDNKWLQYHPPSSSSTSSFIVMAGDAFFAWSNGRIYSPPHRVLVSANKERYSVGLFSFNDGIIQIPKELVDDKHPQQFNPFDHQDYLRFYTTERGQNSPCAIKAYCGVGNSLVDTDSRSTLLLH, encoded by the exons ATGTTTGATTTTCAA ATCCCAATTGTGAAGTTTTGTTCAGAGAATTTGAAGAGTGGAAGGAAGGAATGGGTTTTAACGAGGGAGAAAGTTCGAGAAGCACTTGAAGAATATGGATGTTTTGTGGCATTATACGACACCGTTTCAATGGATGTTAGTTCGAACATGTTTCATTCCTTGAAACAATTGTTCGATGTTCCATTAGAGAGGAAGATTCAGAATGTGTCTGAAAAGCCATACCATGGCTACTTTGGTCAAAACCCTCTAATGCCAATCCATGAAAGTATGGGCATCGAACATCCCATTCTCCCCACCAATATCCATTCCTTCACCAATCTCATGTGGCCTTCTCATGGAAACCGCCCTTTCTG TGAAAACGTGACGTTGTATGCGAAATTGGTATCGGAATTAGACGAGAGAGTGAAGAGCATGGTGTTTGAAAGCTATGGGGTTGGAAAGGTGTTAAAAACCCATATGGAATCCACCAAATATCTCATGAGAATGATAAAATACAGAGTCCCCAAGGAAAAGGAGATGAATTTGGGAGCATTTCCTCATACAGACAAGAGTTTTCTCACCATTCTTCACCAAAATGAAGTAAATGGTCTGCAAATCAAAACAAGAGATAACAAATGGCTTCAATACCatcctccttcttcttcttcaacctcgTCTTTCATTGTCATGGCCGGAGATGCATTCTTT GCTTGGAGCAATGGGAGGATCTACTCACCACCTCATAGAGTGTTAGTGAGTGCAAACAAAGAGAGATATTCAGTGGGGTTATTTTCTTTCAACGATGGGATTATTCAAATTCCTAAAGAATTGGTGGACGACAAACATCCTCAGCAGTTTAACCCATTTGATCATCAAGATTACCTTCGTTTTTACACCACCGAGAGAGGCCAAAATTCCCCTTGTGCTATCAAAGCTTACTGTGGGGTTGGAAATAGCCTTGTTGATACTGATTCCCGGAGTACTCTTCTCTTACATTAA